One Mycolicibacterium parafortuitum DNA segment encodes these proteins:
- a CDS encoding MoaD/ThiS family protein: protein MPADVDVRVTVRYFAAARAAAGTEAETLDIPSGTTLDALVQILKARDERLAAVLARCSYLRDGMAVRDMTVELGDAQTIDVLPPFAGG, encoded by the coding sequence ATGCCTGCCGACGTCGACGTGCGGGTGACCGTGCGCTATTTCGCCGCAGCGCGTGCGGCGGCCGGAACCGAGGCCGAGACACTGGACATACCGTCCGGGACGACGCTCGACGCCCTGGTCCAAATCTTGAAGGCGCGCGACGAGCGCCTGGCCGCCGTTCTGGCGCGGTGTTCGTATCTCCGCGACGGGATGGCGGTGCGAGACATGACAGTCGAGCTGGGCGATGCGCAGACGATCGACGTGTTGCCGCCATTCGCCGGTGGATAG
- the moaA gene encoding GTP 3',8-cyclase MoaA has translation MTVIPLGVPSVRHPATPAPTDGPMVDTFGRVARDLRVSLTDLCNLRCTYCMPAEGLDWLPRDQKLSSDELIRLLRIAVTRLGITSIRFTGGEPLVVPHLEDVIAATASLSPRPEVTLTTNGIGLAQRAAGLRAAGLNRINVSLDTVDPARFAAITRRDRFADVVAGLRAAKDAGLSPVKVNAVLDPVSGLQDAVELLSFCLDNGYQLRIIEQMPLDAEHSWQRDRALSADAILAALKGHFTLSPDPVPRGSAPAQLWQVHGTAGILGRVGIIASVSHAFCSTCDRTRLTADGQVRNCLFARDETDLRVLLRTGADDATLEAAWRSAMWAKAAGHGINDPDFVQPDRPMSAIGG, from the coding sequence GTGACGGTGATCCCGCTGGGCGTGCCGTCGGTACGCCACCCCGCCACGCCCGCACCCACCGACGGCCCGATGGTCGACACGTTCGGCCGGGTCGCGCGCGATCTGCGGGTGTCGCTGACCGATCTGTGCAATCTGCGCTGTACCTATTGCATGCCGGCCGAGGGCCTGGACTGGCTGCCGCGCGATCAGAAACTGTCCTCCGACGAGCTGATCCGGCTGCTGCGCATCGCGGTCACCCGGCTCGGCATCACCAGCATCCGGTTCACCGGGGGCGAGCCGCTGGTGGTCCCGCACCTCGAGGACGTCATCGCCGCGACCGCGTCGCTGTCACCGCGCCCCGAGGTCACGCTGACCACCAACGGGATCGGGCTGGCGCAGCGCGCGGCCGGTCTCCGAGCGGCCGGGCTGAACCGGATCAACGTCTCGCTGGACACCGTCGACCCCGCCCGGTTCGCCGCGATCACCCGCCGCGACCGGTTCGCCGACGTGGTCGCCGGTCTGCGCGCGGCCAAAGACGCGGGTCTGAGCCCGGTGAAGGTCAACGCCGTCCTCGATCCGGTCTCGGGGCTGCAGGACGCGGTCGAGCTGCTGTCGTTCTGCCTGGACAACGGCTACCAGCTGCGCATCATCGAACAGATGCCACTCGACGCCGAACACTCCTGGCAGCGCGATCGCGCGCTGAGCGCCGACGCGATCCTCGCCGCGCTGAAGGGCCACTTCACGCTGTCCCCCGACCCGGTGCCGCGCGGTTCGGCGCCGGCGCAGCTGTGGCAGGTCCATGGCACGGCCGGGATCCTCGGCCGTGTCGGGATCATCGCGTCGGTGTCGCATGCGTTCTGCTCGACCTGCGACCGCACCCGCCTCACCGCCGACGGTCAGGTCCGCAACTGTCTGTTCGCCCGCGACGAGACCGATCTGCGCGTGCTGCTGCGCACCGGCGCCGACGACGCCACGCTGGAGGCAGCCTGGCGGTCGGCGATGTGGGCGAAGGCCGCCGGCCACGGCATCAACGACCCCGACTTCGTGCAGCCCGACCGCCCGATGAGCGCGATCGGGGGTTGA
- a CDS encoding YccF domain-containing protein, which yields MRLILNLIWLIFGGLWLALGYLLAALICFILIITIPFGFASLRIAAYALWPFGRTIVEKPGPRPGALVGNVIWVIVAGVWLAIGHITTAIAMAITIVGIPLAVANLKMIPVSLMPLGKEIVPVDEARGRIVGAVP from the coding sequence ATGCGACTGATCCTGAACCTCATCTGGCTGATCTTCGGTGGGCTCTGGCTGGCGCTCGGCTATCTCCTCGCAGCGCTGATCTGCTTCATCCTGATCATCACGATCCCGTTCGGGTTCGCGTCGCTGCGGATCGCGGCCTACGCGCTGTGGCCGTTCGGCCGGACGATCGTCGAGAAGCCCGGTCCGCGGCCGGGAGCGCTGGTCGGCAACGTCATCTGGGTGATCGTCGCCGGGGTGTGGCTGGCCATCGGACACATCACCACGGCGATCGCGATGGCGATCACGATCGTCGGCATCCCGCTCGCGGTGGCCAACCTGAAGATGATCCCGGTGTCGCTGATGCCGCTGGGCAAGGAGATCGTGCCGGTGGATGAGGCACGCGGCCGCATCGTCGGAGCCGTGCCGTGA
- a CDS encoding cold-shock protein — MPTGRVKWYDAEKGFGFLSQEEGEDVYVRSSALPAGVESLKAGQRVEFGVAAGRRGPQALQVKLIDPPPSLSRTRREAAAAEHKHTPDELHGMVEDMITLLESAVQPELRKGRYPDRKVARRVSEVVKAVARELDA; from the coding sequence GTGCCGACCGGCCGGGTGAAGTGGTACGACGCGGAGAAGGGTTTCGGGTTCCTCTCACAAGAAGAGGGCGAAGACGTCTACGTGCGGTCCTCGGCGTTGCCCGCCGGTGTCGAAAGCCTGAAGGCGGGACAGCGCGTCGAGTTCGGTGTCGCCGCGGGCCGGCGCGGGCCGCAGGCCCTTCAGGTCAAGCTGATCGATCCGCCGCCGAGCCTGAGCCGCACCCGTCGCGAAGCCGCCGCCGCCGAGCACAAGCACACCCCCGACGAGCTGCACGGCATGGTCGAGGACATGATCACGCTGCTCGAGAGCGCCGTTCAGCCGGAGCTGCGCAAGGGCCGCTATCCCGACCGGAAGGTGGCCCGCCGGGTCTCCGAGGTGGTCAAGGCCGTCGCGCGCGAACTCGACGCGTAG
- a CDS encoding endonuclease domain-containing protein, giving the protein MDPFLGTEALAAGAVNRYQLSTRYRAVHRNVYVPKDQRLDAVHRAKAAYLWSQRRATAAGMSAAALHGARWIDPHLPAELNQASQHKTAGIVLHCNTLPAHEITCVQGIAATTPARTAFDLGRRQGLVRAVMRLDALMRATGIGADDVRRVADAHRGARGVVQLRAALDLADPAAESPQETRTRLVLVRAGLPPERTQIDVYDRYGYHLGRVDMGWETWKVGVEYDGEQHWSDPRQRARDIDRQAGMEAMGWRIVRVSADILRDRPATIASRAYAALRAAGASMAPPNLNL; this is encoded by the coding sequence GTGGACCCTTTCCTCGGAACCGAGGCGCTCGCCGCGGGGGCGGTGAACCGCTACCAGCTGTCGACGCGCTACCGGGCGGTGCACCGCAATGTGTACGTGCCCAAGGATCAGCGACTCGACGCGGTGCACAGGGCGAAGGCCGCCTATCTGTGGTCGCAGCGGCGCGCGACGGCAGCCGGCATGTCGGCGGCCGCGCTGCACGGTGCGCGGTGGATCGACCCGCACTTGCCCGCCGAGTTGAACCAGGCGAGCCAGCACAAGACCGCGGGGATTGTGCTGCACTGCAACACTCTCCCCGCCCACGAGATCACGTGTGTCCAGGGCATCGCGGCGACGACGCCCGCACGCACGGCCTTCGATCTGGGCCGCCGCCAGGGACTGGTGCGCGCCGTGATGCGGCTCGACGCACTGATGCGCGCGACCGGCATCGGCGCGGACGACGTGCGTCGCGTCGCCGATGCGCATCGCGGTGCCCGCGGGGTCGTGCAGTTGCGGGCGGCGCTCGACCTCGCCGACCCCGCCGCGGAATCACCGCAGGAGACCCGGACTCGACTCGTCCTGGTGCGGGCGGGACTACCGCCCGAGCGCACCCAGATCGACGTCTACGACCGGTACGGCTACCACCTCGGACGCGTCGACATGGGTTGGGAGACCTGGAAGGTCGGCGTCGAGTACGACGGCGAGCAGCACTGGTCGGATCCGCGGCAACGCGCCCGCGACATCGACCGCCAGGCCGGAATGGAAGCGATGGGCTGGCGCATCGTGCGTGTCAGCGCCGACATCCTTCGCGACCGCCCGGCCACCATAGCGTCGCGCGCCTACGCCGCCCTGAGGGCGGCCGGCGCTTCGATGGCCCCGCCGAATCTGAACCTATGA
- a CDS encoding glutathione S-transferase family protein: protein MSYVADPSASDGEFNRDTDYITTRITADGRDGYAVEPGRYRLVVARACPWANRTIIVRRLLGLEDAISIGFCGPTHDERSWTFDLDPDGRDPVLGIHFLRDAYNKRIPDYPKGVTVPAIVDIPTGEVVTNDFAQITLDFSTEWTAYHRDGAPQLYPEPLRGEIDEVAQRIYTEVNNGVYRCGFAGSQQAYEKAYDRLFTALDWLSDRLENQRYLVGDTITEADVRLFTTLARFDPVYHGHFKTNRSKLSEMPVLWAYARDLFQTPGFGDTTDFVQIKQHYYLVHTDINPTGVVPKGPDLSNWLSPHGREALGGRPFGDGTPPGPTREGERVPEAHSAG, encoded by the coding sequence ATGAGCTACGTAGCCGACCCGTCCGCCTCCGACGGTGAGTTCAACCGGGACACCGACTACATCACCACCCGGATCACCGCCGACGGCCGCGACGGCTATGCCGTCGAGCCGGGCCGTTACCGGCTGGTGGTGGCCAGGGCGTGTCCGTGGGCGAACCGGACGATCATCGTGCGACGCCTGCTCGGGCTGGAGGACGCGATCTCGATCGGGTTCTGCGGGCCGACGCACGACGAGCGCAGCTGGACGTTCGACCTCGACCCCGACGGCCGAGACCCGGTGCTGGGCATCCACTTCCTGCGCGATGCGTACAACAAGCGAATCCCGGACTACCCCAAGGGCGTGACGGTGCCCGCCATCGTCGACATCCCGACCGGTGAAGTGGTCACCAACGACTTCGCCCAGATCACGCTCGACTTCTCGACGGAGTGGACCGCATACCACCGCGACGGCGCCCCGCAGCTGTATCCCGAGCCGCTGCGCGGCGAGATCGATGAGGTCGCCCAGCGGATCTACACCGAGGTCAACAACGGTGTGTACCGGTGCGGGTTCGCCGGATCGCAGCAGGCCTACGAGAAGGCCTACGACCGGCTGTTCACCGCGCTGGACTGGCTCTCGGACCGGTTGGAGAATCAGCGATACCTGGTCGGGGACACCATCACCGAGGCCGACGTGCGGCTGTTCACCACGCTGGCGCGGTTCGACCCCGTCTACCACGGACACTTCAAGACCAACCGCAGCAAGCTCTCCGAGATGCCGGTGCTATGGGCTTACGCGAGGGACCTGTTCCAGACACCGGGCTTCGGCGACACCACCGACTTCGTCCAGATCAAGCAGCACTATTACCTTGTGCACACCGACATCAATCCGACCGGCGTGGTGCCGAAAGGGCCCGACCTGTCGAATTGGCTCAGCCCGCACGGCCGGGAAGCGTTGGGGGGCAGGCCTTTCGGCGACGGCACCCCGCCCGGGCCGACGCGCGAGGGGGAGCGGGTGCCCGAGGCTCACTCAGCGGGCTGA
- a CDS encoding DUF2771 domain-containing protein, translating to MKRGVAILATVALLASIGTGVLVWQLSRDHSPELPEISAFSHGELTRVGPYRFCQVFNPTDCVVPGVQGELPVDARHPVQLSVPQEIYRAPWVLLRAYEDDDVVEIVPPHTRLAVTIPTQDPHRGRLTGIAVQLPTWVRDEVGNEFPVPHAEWSVQTVWPDDDQAARDEPR from the coding sequence GTGAAACGTGGTGTCGCGATATTGGCGACGGTGGCGCTGCTCGCGTCGATAGGTACGGGCGTGCTCGTCTGGCAGCTCTCGCGGGACCACTCCCCCGAGCTGCCGGAGATCTCGGCCTTCTCGCACGGTGAGCTGACCCGGGTGGGTCCCTACCGGTTCTGTCAGGTGTTCAACCCGACCGACTGCGTCGTGCCCGGCGTGCAGGGTGAGTTGCCCGTCGACGCCCGCCATCCGGTGCAGTTGTCGGTCCCGCAGGAGATCTACCGCGCGCCGTGGGTGCTGCTGCGGGCCTACGAGGACGACGACGTCGTCGAGATCGTCCCGCCCCACACCCGGCTCGCGGTGACGATCCCGACCCAGGACCCGCATCGCGGGCGGCTCACCGGCATCGCCGTGCAGCTGCCGACGTGGGTGCGTGACGAAGTGGGCAACGAATTCCCGGTGCCGCACGCGGAGTGGTCGGTGCAGACGGTGTGGCCGGACGACGATCAAGCGGCGAGGGACGAGCCGCGCTGA